One genomic segment of Ricinus communis isolate WT05 ecotype wild-type chromosome 3, ASM1957865v1, whole genome shotgun sequence includes these proteins:
- the LOC8268448 gene encoding uncharacterized protein LOC8268448, with the protein MASTSAVSMAMPITSASQKKVPSSEAFFKPLPLRQSKAVMASKSNGKFQVKASLKEKAITGLTAAALTASMVIPEVAEAAGSGVSPSLKNFLLSIVAGGVVLTAIVGAIIGVANFDPVKRS; encoded by the coding sequence atggcctCAACTTCAGCTGTCTCAATGGCTATGCCAATAACATCTGCAAGCCAGAAGAAGGTTCCAAGTTCTGAGGCCTTCTTCAAGCCATTGCCATTGAGACAATCCAAGGCTGTCATGGCATCAAAATCCAATGGAAAGTTTCAAGTGAAAGCTTCATTGAAGGAGAAGGCAATAACTGGGCTGACAGCAGCTGCACTCACTGCTTCAATGGTGATTCCAGAGGTTGCTGAAGCTGCTGGTTCTGGTGTTTCTCCATCTCTCAAGAACTTCTTGCTTAGCATTGTTGCCGGTGGTGTTGTTCTCACTGCCATTGTTGGTGCTATAATTGGAGTAGCCAATTTCGACCCTGTAAAGCGGAGCTAA